In one Methylobacterium sp. SyP6R genomic region, the following are encoded:
- the petA gene encoding ubiquinol-cytochrome c reductase iron-sulfur subunit, which yields MATTVAPSDAAHPHGSTRRDFLFLATGAGAVVGAAALAWPFVASMAPDAETIAAGAPIDVDLTPIADGQIVNVFWRGKLIFVRHLTEKEVADMKAVAPASMIDPAPFLGRVKAGHERWLVTYGNCTHLGCVPIANAGGHEGWGCPCHGSQFDAVGRVTRGPAPINLPIPPYAFQGDTKVRIGEAATA from the coding sequence TTGGCCACCACCGTCGCCCCATCCGACGCCGCGCATCCCCACGGGTCGACCCGCCGGGACTTCCTGTTCCTCGCCACCGGCGCGGGCGCCGTGGTCGGGGCCGCCGCTCTGGCCTGGCCCTTCGTCGCCTCGATGGCTCCCGATGCCGAGACGATCGCCGCCGGTGCGCCGATCGACGTCGACCTGACGCCGATCGCCGACGGCCAGATCGTCAACGTGTTCTGGCGCGGCAAGCTGATCTTCGTGCGCCACCTCACCGAGAAGGAGGTCGCCGACATGAAGGCGGTCGCCCCGGCGAGCATGATCGACCCGGCGCCGTTCCTCGGCCGCGTCAAGGCGGGCCACGAGCGCTGGCTCGTGACCTACGGCAACTGCACCCATCTCGGCTGCGTGCCGATCGCCAATGCCGGCGGCCACGAGGGCTGGGGCTGCCCCTGCCACGGCTCGCAATTCGACGCGGTGGGCCGCGTGACCCGCGGGCCGGCGCCGATCAACCTGCCGATTCCGCCCTACGCCTTCCAGGGCGACACCAAGGTCCGCATCGGCGAAGCGGCCACCGCCTGA
- the nusB gene encoding transcription antitermination factor NusB — translation MKPAERSGARLAVVQALYEMEISGKGVIDALAEFEAFWIGQVIDEVEHPPAETAFFRDLLRGTVEEQRAIDQRLDAALAAGWPLRRLEAVVRAILRAGAYEVMFRRDVPVKVAISEYVDVAHSFYEGEEPGLVNAVLDKVGRAVRPDDFTKGSRAG, via the coding sequence ATGAAGCCCGCCGAGCGCAGCGGCGCCCGCCTCGCGGTGGTCCAGGCCCTCTACGAGATGGAGATCTCCGGCAAGGGCGTGATCGACGCCCTGGCCGAGTTCGAGGCCTTCTGGATCGGGCAGGTCATCGACGAGGTCGAGCACCCGCCGGCCGAGACCGCCTTCTTCCGCGACCTCCTGCGCGGTACCGTCGAGGAGCAGCGCGCGATCGACCAGCGGCTCGACGCGGCCCTCGCCGCCGGCTGGCCCCTGCGCCGCCTCGAAGCGGTGGTGAGGGCGATCCTGCGCGCCGGTGCCTACGAGGTGATGTTCCGCCGCGACGTGCCGGTGAAGGTCGCGATCTCCGAATATGTCGACGTCGCCCACAGCTTCTATGAGGGCGAGGAGCCGGGTCTCGTCAACGCGGTGCTCGACAAGGTCGGCCGCGCCGTGCGCCCCGACGATTTCACCAAGGGGTCCCGCGCCGGTTGA
- a CDS encoding sodium-translocating pyrophosphatase: MTALLLIILGGLCAVAYGIVTINDVMRRDAGTQRMQEIAGAIAEGAQAYLRRQYLTIGLVGVVLFVLLAWFLGIKVAVGFLIGAVLSGLAGFIGMNVSVRANVRTAQAAAQSLGAGLSVAFKSGAVTGMLVAGLALLGVALYYTYLTRFAGLNPASREVIDALVALGFGASLISIFARLGGGIFTKGADVGGDLVGKVEAGIPEDDPRNPATIADNVGDNVGDCAGMAADLFETYAVTLVATMVLAAIFFSGQVDVGGRNVLETMLIYPMAIGAACIITSIIGTFFVRLGSNQSIMGALYKGLIGAGALSIVAIAGLNMVMFGGFSTRFTTTGGDSFTSLSLFLCAVAGLVITALIVVITEYYTGTRYRPVKSIAHSSVTGHGTNVIQGLAISLESTALPAIVIVGGIIVTYTLAGLFGIAIAVTAMLALAGVVVALDAFGPVTDNAGGIAEMAGLPKEVRKSTDALDAVGNTTKAVTKGYAIGSAGLGALVLFAAYTSDLNYFIKNASPTQYRFFQGVTVDFSLQNPYVVVGLLLGGLIPYLFGGIAMTAVGRAAGAVVEEVRRQFREKPGIMQGTERPDYGRAVDMLTRAAIKEMVVPSLLPVLSPVVLFFVIQAIAGKGQAFAAVGAMLLGVILTGLYVAISMTSGGGAWDNAKKYIEDGHHGGKGSDAHKAAVTGDTVGDPYKDTAGPAVNPAIKITNIIALLLLAILAHS, translated from the coding sequence ATGACCGCACTCCTGCTCATCATCCTGGGCGGCCTCTGCGCCGTTGCCTACGGCATCGTCACCATCAACGACGTCATGCGGCGCGATGCCGGCACGCAGCGCATGCAGGAGATCGCCGGCGCGATCGCCGAGGGCGCCCAGGCCTATCTTCGCCGCCAATACCTCACCATCGGGCTCGTCGGCGTGGTGCTGTTCGTGCTCCTCGCCTGGTTCCTCGGCATCAAGGTGGCGGTCGGCTTCCTGATCGGTGCCGTCCTGTCGGGGCTGGCCGGCTTCATCGGCATGAACGTCTCGGTGCGCGCCAACGTCCGCACCGCGCAGGCCGCGGCGCAGTCGCTCGGCGCCGGCCTCTCGGTGGCGTTCAAGTCGGGCGCCGTCACCGGCATGCTGGTGGCCGGCCTCGCCCTTCTCGGCGTGGCGCTCTACTACACCTACCTGACCCGCTTCGCCGGCCTTAACCCGGCGAGCCGCGAGGTGATCGACGCGCTCGTGGCGCTGGGCTTCGGCGCCTCGCTGATCTCGATCTTCGCCCGTCTCGGCGGCGGCATCTTCACCAAGGGAGCCGATGTCGGCGGCGACCTCGTCGGCAAGGTCGAGGCCGGGATTCCCGAGGACGATCCGCGCAACCCCGCCACCATCGCGGACAATGTCGGCGACAATGTCGGCGACTGCGCCGGCATGGCGGCCGACCTGTTCGAGACCTACGCGGTCACCCTCGTCGCCACGATGGTGCTGGCGGCGATCTTCTTCTCCGGCCAGGTCGATGTCGGGGGCCGCAACGTGCTTGAGACGATGCTGATCTACCCGATGGCGATCGGGGCGGCCTGCATCATCACCTCGATCATCGGCACGTTCTTCGTGCGCCTCGGCTCGAACCAGTCGATCATGGGGGCGCTCTACAAGGGCCTGATCGGCGCCGGCGCGCTCTCGATCGTCGCCATCGCGGGCCTCAACATGGTGATGTTCGGCGGCTTCTCGACCCGCTTCACCACCACCGGCGGCGACAGCTTCACCTCGCTCAGCCTGTTCCTCTGCGCGGTGGCAGGCCTCGTCATCACGGCGCTGATCGTCGTCATCACCGAGTACTACACCGGCACGCGCTACCGGCCGGTCAAGTCGATCGCCCATTCCTCGGTCACCGGCCACGGCACCAACGTGATCCAGGGCCTGGCGATCTCGCTCGAATCGACCGCGCTGCCGGCGATCGTCATCGTGGGCGGCATCATCGTCACCTACACGCTGGCGGGCCTGTTCGGCATCGCCATCGCGGTCACCGCGATGCTGGCGCTGGCCGGCGTGGTCGTCGCCCTCGACGCCTTCGGCCCGGTCACCGACAATGCCGGCGGCATCGCCGAGATGGCGGGGCTGCCGAAGGAAGTGCGCAAGTCCACCGATGCGCTCGACGCTGTCGGCAACACCACCAAGGCGGTCACCAAGGGCTACGCCATCGGATCGGCGGGCTTAGGCGCCCTGGTGCTGTTTGCCGCCTACACCTCGGACCTCAACTACTTCATCAAGAACGCGTCACCGACCCAGTACCGCTTCTTCCAGGGCGTCACCGTCGACTTCTCGCTGCAGAACCCCTACGTGGTCGTCGGCCTGCTGCTCGGCGGCCTGATCCCGTACCTGTTCGGCGGCATCGCCATGACGGCGGTGGGGCGCGCGGCCGGCGCCGTGGTCGAGGAGGTCCGCCGCCAGTTCCGGGAGAAGCCCGGCATCATGCAGGGGACCGAGCGGCCCGATTACGGCCGCGCCGTCGACATGCTGACCCGGGCGGCGATCAAGGAGATGGTGGTGCCGTCGCTGCTGCCGGTGCTGTCGCCGGTGGTCCTGTTCTTCGTGATCCAGGCCATCGCCGGCAAGGGCCAGGCCTTCGCCGCGGTGGGCGCGATGCTGCTCGGCGTCATCCTCACCGGCCTCTACGTCGCGATCTCGATGACCTCCGGCGGCGGCGCCTGGGACAACGCCAAGAAGTACATCGAGGACGGCCATCACGGCGGCAAGGGCTCGGACGCCCACAAGGCCGCGGTGACCGGCGACACCGTCGGCGACCCCTACAAGGACACCGCCGGCCCGGCGGTGAACCCGGCGATCAAGATCACCAACATCATCGCCCTGCTGCTGCTGGCGATCCTGGCGCATAGCTGA
- a CDS encoding glyoxalase superfamily protein has product MTTVDQAKAMARRLRAALAARDIAVPHATALELVAAELGHSDWNTACAALDHAADDGPAFLEAVPVLRIFDEAKAREFYCGFLGFAPGFEHRFEPGLPLYMEVARAGLRLHLSEHHGDSSPGSTVFVPMRGLRIYHRELMDKRYSYARPGIEQAPWGETLEVTDPFGNRLRFCQYRDAESERRSVTV; this is encoded by the coding sequence ATGACCACCGTCGATCAGGCGAAGGCCATGGCCAGGCGCTTGCGCGCCGCGCTGGCCGCGCGCGACATCGCCGTCCCGCACGCCACTGCCCTCGAACTCGTTGCCGCCGAACTCGGCCACAGCGACTGGAACACGGCCTGTGCCGCACTCGATCATGCTGCTGATGATGGCCCTGCCTTCCTGGAGGCGGTGCCGGTGCTGCGCATCTTCGACGAGGCCAAGGCCCGCGAGTTCTATTGCGGCTTTCTCGGCTTCGCGCCGGGCTTCGAGCACCGGTTCGAACCGGGCCTGCCGCTCTACATGGAGGTCGCCCGCGCGGGTCTTCGGCTTCACCTCTCCGAGCATCACGGCGATTCCAGCCCGGGCTCCACCGTGTTCGTGCCGATGCGAGGCCTCCGCATCTATCATCGGGAATTGATGGACAAGCGTTACAGCTACGCGCGGCCCGGCATCGAGCAGGCTCCCTGGGGGGAGACGCTGGAGGTCACGGATCCGTTCGGCAACCGGCTACGATTCTGTCAGTACCGGGACGCGGAGTCCGAGCGCCGATCCGTCACCGTGTGA
- a CDS encoding riboflavin synthase, with translation MFTGLVSDVGRVAAVSGDSKLKRVAIDCAYDPAGILIGASIACSGPCLTAVTVTPREGGCTFEVDAAAETLARTTVGMWVPGMRVNLERSLKIGDELGGHLVTGHVDGLAEIVAREPVTGQAGEASQARESWAPSERFVLRAPPGLSRFIAEKGSVCLDGTSLTVNGVEGDTFTVLLIPHTLAVTTWGERRVGDRLNLEVDLIARYAARLTEGRAAVGPG, from the coding sequence ATGTTCACCGGCCTCGTCTCGGATGTCGGCCGCGTCGCCGCGGTGTCCGGCGATTCCAAGCTGAAGCGCGTCGCCATCGACTGCGCCTACGATCCCGCCGGCATCCTGATCGGCGCCTCGATCGCCTGTTCGGGTCCCTGCCTCACCGCCGTGACCGTGACCCCGCGCGAGGGCGGCTGCACCTTCGAGGTCGATGCCGCCGCCGAGACCCTGGCCCGCACTACCGTCGGGATGTGGGTTCCGGGCATGCGGGTGAACCTGGAGCGCTCGCTGAAGATCGGCGACGAGCTCGGCGGCCATCTCGTCACCGGCCATGTCGACGGCCTCGCCGAGATCGTCGCCCGCGAGCCGGTGACGGGGCAGGCCGGCGAGGCGTCCCAGGCGAGGGAGAGTTGGGCGCCGAGCGAGCGCTTCGTGCTCCGGGCGCCCCCGGGCCTCTCGCGCTTCATCGCCGAGAAGGGCTCGGTCTGCCTCGACGGCACCTCGCTCACCGTCAACGGCGTCGAGGGCGACACCTTCACGGTGCTGCTGATCCCCCACACGCTAGCCGTCACCACCTGGGGCGAGCGCCGGGTCGGCGACCGGCTCAACCTCGAGGTCGACCTGATCGCCCGCTACGCGGCGCGGCTGACGGAGGGAAGGGCGGCGGTCGGGCCGGGCTGA
- a CDS encoding MFS transporter, whose amino-acid sequence MTTDIEARTIRRVSWRLIPFLIVCYFVAYLDRVNVGFASLSMNKDLGISATAYGLGAGLFFITYFIFEVPSNLALEKFGARRWIARIMLSWGVISGGMAFIGGEASFYIMRLLLGAAEAGFFPGIIFYLTLWFPAAYRARIVSLFMVAIPLSSVIGSPISGMLLELDGVLGFKGWQWLYVIEALPAIVLSVMTYFYLTDRPADAKWLAPDERAWLEQTLAAEAARNPRQGHVPLTQEILNPRVLAIAVVYFGAVALLYAFGFFLPQIFKAFGLTNAQTGFVMIIPYAVGTVGMLWWGRRSDAKKERRYHLAAALACASVCTIGAALVDDHIMKVVLFSGAALGIFGALPITWTLPTETLSGAAAAGAIAVVNSIGNLSGFVAPYAVGAIKDWTGSFTGGLLLIACAGIVGMITVLRLSQTGAPAAPGRIGAPAE is encoded by the coding sequence GTGACGACCGACATCGAAGCCCGAACCATCAGGCGCGTCAGCTGGCGCCTGATCCCGTTCCTGATCGTCTGCTACTTCGTGGCCTATCTCGACCGCGTCAATGTCGGGTTCGCCTCGCTGAGCATGAACAAGGACCTCGGCATCTCGGCCACGGCCTACGGCCTCGGCGCCGGCCTGTTCTTCATCACGTACTTCATCTTCGAGGTGCCGTCGAACCTGGCGCTGGAGAAGTTCGGCGCGCGGCGCTGGATCGCCCGCATCATGCTGAGCTGGGGCGTGATCTCCGGCGGCATGGCCTTCATCGGCGGCGAGGCCAGCTTCTACATCATGCGCCTGCTCCTCGGCGCGGCCGAGGCCGGCTTCTTCCCGGGCATCATCTTCTATCTCACCCTGTGGTTCCCGGCGGCCTACCGGGCCCGTATCGTCTCGCTGTTCATGGTGGCGATCCCGCTCTCCAGCGTCATCGGCTCGCCGATCTCCGGCATGCTGCTCGAACTCGACGGCGTGCTCGGATTCAAGGGCTGGCAGTGGCTCTACGTGATCGAGGCGCTGCCGGCGATCGTCCTGTCGGTGATGACCTATTTCTACCTCACCGACCGGCCGGCCGACGCCAAGTGGCTCGCCCCCGACGAACGCGCGTGGCTGGAGCAGACGCTCGCCGCCGAGGCCGCCCGCAACCCGCGCCAGGGCCATGTGCCGCTGACCCAGGAAATCCTCAACCCGCGGGTGCTCGCGATCGCGGTGGTGTATTTCGGCGCCGTGGCGCTGCTCTACGCCTTCGGCTTCTTCCTGCCGCAGATCTTCAAGGCCTTCGGGCTCACCAACGCCCAGACCGGCTTCGTGATGATCATCCCCTACGCCGTCGGCACGGTCGGCATGCTGTGGTGGGGCCGGCGCTCGGACGCCAAGAAGGAGCGCCGCTATCACCTCGCCGCGGCGCTCGCCTGCGCGTCGGTCTGCACCATCGGGGCCGCGCTCGTCGACGATCACATCATGAAGGTGGTGCTGTTCTCGGGCGCGGCTCTCGGCATCTTCGGCGCGCTGCCGATCACCTGGACGCTGCCGACCGAGACCCTGTCGGGGGCCGCCGCCGCCGGCGCCATCGCGGTGGTGAACTCGATCGGCAACCTGTCGGGCTTCGTCGCCCCCTACGCCGTCGGCGCGATCAAGGACTGGACCGGCAGCTTCACCGGCGGCCTGCTGCTGATCGCCTGCGCGGGCATCGTCGGCATGATCACGGTCCTGCGACTGAGCCAGACCGGCGCACCCGCGGCCCCGGGCCGCATCGGTGCTCCCGCCGAGTAG
- the ribH gene encoding 6,7-dimethyl-8-ribityllumazine synthase: MVTPRRDSGADRPQLTGARVLVVEARYYEDIADELLAGAKAAIAEAGAEAVVVTVPGALEIPQTVAILLEAAARAHTPYDAVVALGCVIRGETGHYDIVAGESARALMDLSVMLRLPLGNGILTVETEAQAQARARVAEMNKGGGAAEAALAVLALRRAQDAGRQDRTIGFTPRRDPETK; encoded by the coding sequence ATGGTCACGCCACGCCGCGACAGCGGAGCCGACCGCCCCCAGCTCACCGGAGCCCGGGTGCTCGTCGTCGAGGCCCGCTACTACGAGGACATCGCCGACGAGCTTTTGGCCGGCGCGAAGGCCGCGATCGCGGAGGCCGGCGCCGAGGCGGTGGTGGTGACGGTGCCGGGGGCGCTGGAGATCCCCCAGACGGTGGCGATCCTGCTCGAGGCGGCTGCCCGGGCCCACACGCCCTACGACGCGGTGGTGGCGCTCGGCTGCGTCATCCGCGGCGAGACCGGCCATTACGACATCGTCGCCGGCGAGAGCGCCCGGGCGCTGATGGACCTCTCGGTCATGCTCCGCCTGCCGCTCGGCAACGGCATCCTGACGGTCGAGACCGAGGCCCAGGCCCAGGCCCGCGCCCGGGTCGCCGAGATGAACAAGGGCGGCGGCGCGGCGGAGGCGGCGCTCGCCGTTCTGGCCCTGCGCCGGGCCCAGGATGCGGGCCGCCAGGACCGCACCATCGGCTTCACCCCCCGCCGCGATCCGGAGACCAAGTGA
- a CDS encoding cytochrome b — translation MSAHATTYIPKSRFAKWFEARLPIAGLVHSSFIAFPVPRNLNYFWTFGAILMAMLGSQIITGVWLAMHYQPSATEAFNSVEHIMRDVNYGWLLRYMHANGASMFFIAVYVHMFRNLYYGSYKAPREVLYILGVIIYLLMMATAFLGYTLPWGQMSFWGATVITNILAAIPIVGDTIQSLLWGGYSVGNPTINRFFSLHYLLPFMIAGVVVLHVWALHVTGQNNPTGIPIKTGKDAVPFTPYATIKDVFAVVVFFAFFAYWIFLQPNYLGHADNYIPANPAVTPAHIVPEWYFLPFYAILRAVPDKLGGVVLMFGAVIILALAPWLDTSRVRSANYRPIYRQFFWVFIFCCFLLGWLGSKPPEGGYVLASRIATFYYFAHFLIVMPLVGLFETPKPLPGSILESVTGPGKQVGSSGMPAGAAAAPPTKG, via the coding sequence ATGAGCGCACACGCTACGACCTACATCCCCAAGAGCCGCTTCGCGAAGTGGTTCGAGGCCCGGCTGCCGATCGCAGGCCTGGTCCATTCCTCGTTCATCGCCTTCCCGGTTCCGCGCAACCTGAACTACTTCTGGACGTTCGGCGCCATCCTGATGGCGATGCTGGGCTCGCAGATCATCACCGGCGTCTGGCTGGCGATGCACTACCAGCCCTCGGCTACCGAGGCGTTCAACTCCGTCGAGCACATCATGCGCGACGTGAATTACGGCTGGCTCCTGCGCTACATGCACGCCAACGGCGCCTCGATGTTCTTCATCGCGGTGTACGTGCACATGTTCCGCAACCTCTATTACGGGTCCTACAAGGCCCCGCGCGAGGTGCTCTACATCCTCGGCGTGATCATCTACCTGCTGATGATGGCGACCGCGTTCCTCGGCTACACCCTGCCGTGGGGCCAGATGTCGTTCTGGGGCGCCACCGTCATCACCAACATCCTGGCGGCGATCCCGATCGTCGGCGACACGATCCAGAGCCTGCTCTGGGGCGGCTACTCGGTCGGCAACCCGACGATTAACCGCTTCTTCTCGCTGCACTACCTGCTGCCGTTCATGATCGCCGGCGTCGTCGTCCTGCACGTCTGGGCGCTGCACGTCACCGGCCAGAACAACCCGACCGGCATCCCGATCAAGACCGGCAAGGACGCCGTGCCCTTCACCCCCTACGCGACCATCAAGGACGTGTTCGCGGTGGTGGTGTTCTTCGCCTTCTTCGCCTACTGGATCTTCCTGCAGCCGAACTACCTCGGCCACGCCGACAACTACATCCCGGCGAACCCCGCCGTGACGCCGGCGCATATCGTGCCCGAGTGGTACTTCCTGCCCTTCTACGCCATCCTGCGCGCGGTGCCGGACAAGCTCGGCGGCGTGGTGCTGATGTTCGGCGCGGTGATCATCCTGGCGCTGGCGCCGTGGCTCGACACCTCGCGGGTCCGCTCGGCCAACTACCGGCCGATCTACCGCCAGTTCTTCTGGGTCTTCATCTTCTGCTGCTTCCTGCTCGGCTGGCTCGGCTCGAAGCCCCCGGAGGGCGGCTACGTCCTGGCCTCGCGCATCGCCACCTTCTACTACTTCGCCCACTTCCTGATCGTGATGCCGCTGG
- a CDS encoding Hsp20 family protein, producing MRTFDFAPLYRSTVGFDRLFSMLDQAARLEPSTQQWPPYDIEKAGEDAYRITMAVAGFSQDEIELTQHDTTLLVAGQKKDREAERDYLHRGIAARAFRQTFSLADHVKVTGAHLENGLLSVELKREVPEALKPRRITIGGSQAALGQDNAPARIDGHAEGRSRAA from the coding sequence ATGAGGACCTTCGACTTCGCGCCGCTGTATCGCTCCACCGTGGGCTTCGACCGGCTGTTCTCGATGCTGGACCAGGCCGCGCGGCTCGAGCCGTCGACGCAGCAATGGCCGCCCTACGACATCGAGAAGGCGGGCGAGGACGCCTACCGCATCACCATGGCGGTAGCCGGCTTCTCGCAGGACGAGATCGAGCTGACCCAGCACGACACGACCCTGCTCGTAGCCGGCCAGAAGAAGGACAGGGAGGCTGAGCGCGACTACCTGCACCGCGGCATCGCGGCCCGCGCCTTCCGCCAGACCTTCAGCCTCGCCGACCACGTGAAGGTCACGGGCGCCCACCTGGAGAACGGCCTGCTCTCGGTCGAACTCAAACGCGAGGTGCCGGAGGCGCTGAAGCCGCGGCGCATCACCATCGGCGGCAGCCAGGCCGCCCTCGGGCAGGACAACGCGCCGGCCCGGATCGACGGCCATGCCGAGGGCCGCTCCAGGGCAGCCTGA
- the thiL gene encoding thiamine-phosphate kinase, whose product MARPDLPRPTEDELIARYFAPLAGAGGLSLRDDAAVLTPRPGHDLVLTTDAVVAGVHYFPDDPPASIAHKALGVNLSDLAAKGAEPRGFLLTLALSDDWDEAWLAEFCTGLSEAAALASCPLLGGDTVRAAGSTLVGITALGEVPAGTMVRRDAAQVGDRLLVSGSIGDAALGLKLRQKPAASWGEALSFPARAALVDRYLHPQARLALAPALRAHARAAMDVSDGLVGDLAKMMRAANLSAEVEIDRVPLSDAARGALAAMPVLVDTALTGGDDYEILCAADPASVPALREASERAGLPLTEIGTVTEGGTPPVFRTADGTVRSFRSGSFSHF is encoded by the coding sequence ATGGCACGTCCCGACCTGCCCCGCCCTACCGAAGACGAGCTGATCGCCCGCTACTTCGCGCCGCTCGCCGGCGCCGGCGGCCTGTCCTTGCGCGACGACGCGGCCGTGCTGACGCCGCGACCGGGCCATGACCTCGTCCTGACCACCGACGCGGTCGTGGCCGGCGTGCACTACTTCCCCGACGACCCGCCGGCCTCGATCGCCCACAAGGCGCTGGGCGTGAACCTGTCGGACCTCGCCGCCAAGGGCGCCGAGCCGCGGGGCTTCCTCCTCACCCTGGCCTTGTCGGACGATTGGGACGAGGCCTGGCTCGCCGAGTTCTGCACGGGCCTGAGCGAGGCGGCGGCGCTGGCGAGCTGCCCGCTGCTCGGCGGCGACACGGTGCGGGCGGCGGGCTCCACCCTCGTCGGCATCACGGCGCTGGGCGAGGTGCCGGCCGGCACGATGGTGCGGCGGGACGCGGCGCAGGTCGGCGACCGCCTGCTCGTCTCCGGCAGCATCGGCGACGCGGCGCTCGGCCTGAAGCTCCGGCAGAAGCCGGCAGCGTCATGGGGCGAGGCATTGTCCTTCCCGGCCCGTGCCGCCCTGGTCGACCGCTACCTGCACCCGCAAGCCCGCCTCGCCCTCGCACCGGCCCTGCGCGCCCATGCCCGCGCGGCGATGGACGTCTCCGACGGGCTCGTCGGCGACCTCGCCAAGATGATGCGGGCGGCGAACCTGAGCGCCGAGGTCGAGATCGATCGGGTTCCGCTCTCGGATGCCGCTCGGGGCGCCCTGGCGGCGATGCCGGTCCTGGTCGACACCGCGCTCACCGGCGGCGACGATTACGAGATCCTCTGCGCGGCCGATCCGGCCTCGGTGCCGGCCCTGCGCGAGGCGTCGGAGCGGGCCGGCCTGCCGCTCACCGAGATCGGCACGGTGACGGAGGGCGGCACCCCGCCGGTCTTCCGCACGGCCGACGGCACGGTGCGCAGTTTCCGCTCGGGCTCGTTCAGCCACTTCTGA
- a CDS encoding LysR substrate-binding domain-containing protein yields MRIAALADSALVARRLLPVTALVVAAPAHLASHGRPAHPDDLRPEHCLGYAYRARRGRLALAGPDGGEASVVPAGPSRVTHADALLAVPLDGLGIAELPDFIAADYLADGRPEALPPDWRRAARAPSSRRARGRGRRRSRRWRIFSPHGCPTWGRAPGGGHVISDFGRQPGPTAALPSVSRAA; encoded by the coding sequence ATGCGTATCGCGGCCTTGGCCGATTCCGCGCTCGTCGCGCGGCGGCTCCTGCCGGTCACGGCCCTCGTCGTGGCGGCACCGGCCCACTTGGCGAGCCACGGACGGCCGGCACATCCGGACGACCTGCGGCCGGAGCATTGCCTCGGCTACGCCTACCGGGCCCGGCGCGGGCGTCTGGCACTCGCCGGACCGGACGGCGGCGAGGCGAGCGTCGTCCCCGCCGGGCCCTCGCGGGTGACGCATGCCGACGCCCTGCTTGCGGTGCCGCTCGACGGGCTCGGCATCGCCGAACTCCCGGACTTCATCGCGGCCGATTACCTCGCCGACGGGCGCCCGGAGGCCCTGCCGCCGGACTGGCGCCGGGCGGCGCGCGCTCCTTCGTCACGCCGAGCGCGCGGGCGCGGCCGCCGAAGGTCGAGGCGGTGGCGGATTTTTTCGCCGCACGGTTGTCCCACCTGGGGGCGGGCACCTGGGGGCGGGCACGTGATTTCCGATTTCGGACGTCAGCCCGGCCCGACCGCCGCCCTTCCCTCCGTCAGCCGCGCCGCGTAG
- a CDS encoding MmcQ/YjbR family DNA-binding protein yields MAVDMGRVKALVMGLPAVTSAPHFHRTAFRTPRRTFATLDEAGHDINLMFDSDHRDVFCEQVPAAFSPVPGGWGRRGATRCDLTVVDEATLLSALTAAHRLAAPKIRPPRRRNEEA; encoded by the coding sequence ATGGCTGTCGACATGGGACGTGTGAAGGCGCTCGTCATGGGCTTGCCGGCCGTGACCTCGGCGCCGCATTTCCATCGCACGGCGTTCCGCACGCCACGCAGGACCTTCGCGACGCTCGACGAAGCGGGTCACGACATCAACCTGATGTTCGACTCGGACCATCGCGATGTCTTCTGCGAACAGGTGCCGGCCGCCTTCAGCCCCGTCCCGGGCGGCTGGGGCCGGAGAGGCGCCACGCGGTGCGACCTGACGGTCGTCGACGAGGCGACACTACTGTCCGCGCTGACGGCGGCCCACCGCCTCGCCGCTCCGAAGATCCGGCCACCTCGCCGCCGGAACGAGGAGGCGTGA